The nucleotide sequence GCGTCCAGAACAACAACGCCATCGGCCCCTACAAGGGCGGCATTCGCTTCCATCCGTCGGTGACGGAGAGCGTCCTTAAATTCCTCGCCTTCGAGCAGACGTTCAAAAACGCGCTGACGGGCCTGCCCATGGGTGGCGGCAAGGGCGGCGCGAACTTCAATCCCAAGGGCAAGAGCGACGCCGAAATCATGCGCTTCTGCCAGAGCTACATGACCGAGCTCTACCGCCACATCGGCGCCAACATCGACGTGCCGGCCGGCGATATCGGCGTCGGCGCGCGCGAGATCGGCTACATGTTCGGCCAGTATAAGCGCATCACCAACAGCTTCGAAGGCGTCCTCACCGGCAAGGGCCTCGAATATGGCGGCTCGCTGATCCGCACCGAAGCGACCGGTTATGGCGCGGTTTATTTCCTGGAGAATATGCTGAAGACGCGGGGGCAGGAGCTGGCCGGCAAGCGCGCCGTCATCTCCGGATCGGGCAACGTCGCCACCCACGCCGCGGAGAAGGTCGTGCAGCTGGGCGGCAAGGTGCTGACCCTTTCGGACAGCGAAGGCTTCGTCCACGATCCCGACGGAATCGACCAGGAGAAGATAGACTGGGTGAAGGCGCACAAGACCAAGCGCCGCGGTCGAATTTCCCAATATGCGGACGAATTCAAGAGCGCGACCTTCCACGCCGGCAAGCGGCCCTGGGGCGTCGAGTGCGATGTCGCGCTGCCATGCGCGACGCAGAACGAGCTGCTGGCCGACGATGCCCGTGCTCTGGTCAAGAACGGCTGCATCGCCGTGTCCGAGGGCGCCAACATGCCCACCGATCTTGAAGGCGCGCATGTCTTCCGCGACGCGCAGATCCTCTATGCGCCCGGCAAGGCGGCCAATGCCGGCGGCGTCGCCGTCTCCGGCCTAGAGATGAGCCAGAATTCGGCGCGCATCAGCTGGAAGGAAGCCGAGCTTCAGCAGCTGCTGCGCGACATCATGGATGGCATCCACGGGCGCTGCCTCACCTATGGCCGGCGCGACGGCAGCGACTATGTCGATTATGTCCGCGGCGCCAACATCGCCGGATTCAAGAAGGTCGCCGACGCCATGCTGGCGTTCGGCGTCGTCTGACGCTGGATTGGACCGCCGCCCCTTGCGGGCGGCGGTCCAATTTGCCTCTTGGTGCCCTGCGTTCCGGCTTGACTCGCGCACGGCGCATCCCTAATTGCCACCTATCCCGTTCAACCGGTCGACCGGCGGCGCATTCGTGCGCGCGTCGGCTGTGCCTGTTTTAAGGGTTCAAAGCGCTGAGATAGGGCGGCTTTGCCCGCCGCCCTGTGGAGCAGGAGAAACTAGTAGATGGCACGTATTGCAGGGGTGAACATCCCTTCGAACAAGCGCGTCGAAATCGCGCTGACTTATATCCACGGCATTGGGCGCACCAAGGCCAAGGAGATCACGAGCAAGCTGAACATCGCCAGCGAGCGCCGGGTGCAGGACCTCACCGACCAGGAGGTTCTCCAGATCCGCGAAGCGATCGACGCCGACTACACCGTCGAAGGCGACCTTCGCCGCCAAGTGGCGATGAACATCAAGCGGCTGATGGACCTCGCTTCCTATCGGGGCCTCCGTCACCGCAAGGGCCTCCCGGTTCGCGGCCAGCGCACGCACACCAACGCGCGCACCCGCAAGGGCAAGGCGAAGCCGATCGCCGGCAAAAAGAAGTAAGCTGACTCGTCAGCTTCGTGATCTTCTCAGGATAGGTAGAGAAATATGGCACGCGAACCTCAGCGCCTTCGTAGGCGCGAGCGCAAAAACATCACCGCCGGCGTCGCCCATGTGAACGCCAGCTTCAACAACACGATGATCACCATCACCGACGCCCAGGGCAATGCGATCGCCTGGTCCTCGGCCGGCATGATGGGCTTCAAGGGGTCGCGCAAGTCGACGCCCTACGCCGCCCAGGTCGCGGCGGAAGACGCGGGCAAGAAAGCCGCCGACCATGGCGTGCGCACGCTCGAGGTCGAAGTGAAGGGTCCCGGATCGGGCCGCGAATCGGCGCTCCGCGCGCTGCAGGCGGTCGGGTTCCAGATCACGTCAATCCGCGACGTGACGCCGATCCCGCACAACGGCGTCCGGCCCTCCAAGCGCCGCCGCGTCTAAAAAATCGGAGGCGCCGTGGAACGGCACCGCCGCTGAACATTTTGATCGGGAGGCGCGACCCCCAGCGCTTCCCACACAGCCAAGGGAAGATCATGGCCGTCAACGCTAAAAACTGGCAGGAAATGAAGAAGCCCAACCAGCTGGAGAAGAAGCCCGGAGGCGACGCCAAGCGCAAGGCGACGTTCGTCGCCGAACCGCTGGAGCGTGGTTTCGGCCTGACGCTCGGCAACTCGCTTCGCCGCGTGCTCCTCTCCTCGCTCCAGGGCGCCGCGGTCACCTCGATGAAGATCGAGGGCGTGCTGCACGAATTCTCGTCGCTCCAGGGCGTCCGCGAGGACGTCACCGACATCGTCCTCAACGTGAAGCAGGTCGCGCTGAAGATGGAAGGCGAGGGCACCAAGCGGCTCCAGCTTTCCGCCACCGGCCCGGGCGAAGTCACCGCCGGCCAGATCGCGACGACCGGCGACATCGAGGTGATGAACCCGGACCTCATCATCTGCCATCTGGACGAGGGCGCGACGCTCAACATGGAGCTCATCGCCGAGACCGGGAAGGGCTATGTCCCCGCCGCGGCCAACCGTCCGGCCGACGCGCCGATCGGCCTCATCCCGATCGACGCGCTCTACTCGCCGGTGCGCCAGGTCAGCTATAAGGTCGAGAACACCCGCGTCGGGCAGGAGCTCGACTATGACAAGCTGACCCTGACGATCGAGACCGACGGCACGGTGACGCCCGACGATGCCGTCGCCTATGCCGCGCGCATCCTCCAGGACCAGCTGCAGCTCTTCGTCCACTTCGACGAGGCGCTGACGATGACGCAGATGCCGACCGGCGTCGCCGCCACCGCGACCGAGGCCGAAGCCGACGCCAACCAGCTCAACCGCTATCTTCTCAAGAAGGTGGACGAGCTCGAGCTGTCGGTCCGGAGCGCCAACTGCCTGAAGAACGACAACATCATCTACATCGGCGACCTCGTCCAGAAGACGGAAGCGGAAATGCTCCGCACGCCGAACTTCGGCCGCAAGTCCCTGAACGAGATCAAGGAAGTGCTCTCGTCGATGGGCCTCCGCCTCGGCATGGACATCCCCGGCTGGCCGCCTGAGAATATCGAGGAAATGGCCAAGAAGCTGGAGCAGGAACTGCTCGGATAAGATTGCTTCTACCGGTATTAAGACAGGAAGGGCCGCCAAATTGGCGGCCCTTTTTGTTTAGGCCTCGCAATCTTCAAATCGGTTGATGGCCTGCGGCTGCACGAGGCAGGTGTGGCTCCTCAAGCCACCATCGCGGCGCATGGCCTCTCGTCGACGGTCGCGACCAGCTTCCCCGCTCGCCATACTTCCACCAGCCGGCCGCGAGCGATTGGCAGGCAGTAGGCGATCGCCGCATCGTCATCGGCGAACCGGCCGATTTCCCGATCACGCTCGCCGTCAACGGTTTCACTTATGATCGCGTAGTCAAACATCCGGCACCCCTTTGATATCGAAAGGAATAATCATGGCGTGTGCGAAAAACGTGGATCGTTGAAGATGGTTTCACGCGCGGTTCGTCGGAGCCGCCGCACCGGTCGCAGGTCGGCGCTCGACTGTTTCATCCGCGGCTGCCGGGACCTGATCGAGCCTGCTCCGCAGCTCGGAATGCCAGGGCGGCTCCTCGTTCGTGAGGCGAAAGGCGCGGTTGAGGAGGAAACGCGCCCGGTGCAGCCGCGTGAAAGCTCTCTTCCCGCGCGTTGCTTTCCGCTCGTTGAATACGCGGTCGCGCCGCATCTGAGCTGCGGTGCGCCAGAACATATAGCTTAGCATGCCCAGCACCAGGACCGGGATAACGGCATAGATCATTCCAGTCGAACGATGCCTGCCCGAGCCGGTTCCCGCCCCGGTGCGCCCCTGCCGTTTAGCGACGAAGCGGTGCCGTGGCTGCCGAGTTTGTGGCCGTGATCTGCATCACATAGAGGATGAGGCCGGTTTGGTCCGTTACGTCGACTCGCCAGTCTTCATCGATCCAGATTTGGTTGGCGTGATCTTTCAGGAGGTCACCGACGAAGCGAGCGACCTCGATCCGCAGCTCGGTGAGATCGGCTTTTTCAACCTGCAGCGTCTCCGACACACGGCTCTCGGTTCTCAACTCGATGTTATAGCGAGCCATGGATCGGTCTCCTTGGCAGCCCTAACTGCTTTGACCCTCGCTAGTTCCTAAGCGTGCTCCGAACGCGCGAAGCTTGACTCTGCGGGCGCAATCGGCTTTGGGAGCGCGGCATATGAGGCGGGGCCGCGGCTCCGCTGTTTTGTTTGGGGTTTGGGCCGTCCCCCATTTGGCGGCCTGGTCCGGAGTACCTTGAACGGCTCCGGGACGAACGAAAGGTAAGACCCATGCGTCATCGCGTCGGCGGGCGTAAGCTCCAGCGTACTTCCAGTCACCGGGCGGCCCTGTTCCGCAACATGGCGGCCGCGCTCATCAAGCATGAGCAGATCACCACCACCACCGCCAAGGCGAAAGAGCTTCGTCCCTATGTCGAGAAGCTGATCACGCTCGCCAAGAAGGGCGGCCTCTCCAATCGTCGCCTCGCCCATTCGCGCCTGCTCGACGACACGCAGCTGAAGAAGCTGTTCGACGTGCTGGCCGATCGCTACGCCGATCGCAACGGTGGCTATACCCGCATCATCAAGGCCGGCATCCGCGCCTCGGACGCCGCGCCGATCGCCATCATCGAGCTGGTCGACCGCGATGTCGACGCCAAGGGCCAGGACAGCGGCCCCGTAATGGCCGACGAGGACGAGTTCGAGGCGGCGTAAATACCGCCTCCTTTTCTCCATCCTGGTAAGCAAAGGGTCGCCCTCGGGCGGCCCTTTTCATTGGCGCGTCACGCGGATGGCGTTGCCGCGGTCGCTGGTGAGAGCGCGGGTCTCGCCGCGCCGGAAGGGCGCGGCGTAGGGCCAGCATTCGCGCGGAGCCCCTGTCCAGTAGAAGCAGAGGTTGCGGTTCTCGACCGACCAGCGGCCCGTGACGACGCTCTCGCCGAAGGCGGCGCGGACGGTGCCGTCGCCCTGGAAGAGCAAGTGCGTGATCTGGCCGCGCGACGTCTGCATCCTCAGCGCCTCGCCGACCAGCTCGTCACCGGCGCGGCCCATCCCCAAGGTGGCGCAGCCGCCGAGCGTGAGGGCGCCGAGGAGGAGGGCGAGAAGGGAGTGGCGCATCTTCATCTTCCTTTCCGGTGCTAAGAGCGTTTCGGTGCAGTAAGGGTTCCGTGGGCCGGCGCAAGGCACCCCTTCTCCGGTGGTCATGGATCGGAAGCGCCGGCGGACCGCGTTGCCCACCGCAAGGAGGCGCGAATGCTCGAATTTCTTCCCACCACCGACTCCGCCATCGCGGTCCGCATCGACGGCCGCGTGGAGGCGCGCGATTTCGGCGCCGTGCTGGACCGTGTCGAGGCCTCGCTGTCGGCGCGGGAGCGGACGCACTTCTATGTGGAGGTAGAGGCGCTTTCCGGCGTCGATATGGACGGCATGGGCGCCTATGTCGTCCGCGCCACCGGTTTGCTCGGCCGGCTGGAGCGGTTTGGCCGCATCGCCGTGGTCGCGGATCAGTCCTGGATCCGGTGGGCCGCCCGGATCGAGAGCGCGTTGCTGCCCAAGGTTCGCTACGAGACCTTCATCCTAGCCGAGCGCGAACAGGCGCTCGCCTGGGTCGAGGGCAAGGTCGAGCACCCCCACCGCCCGGCGCTCAAGATCATCGACACGGACAAGCCGGACGTGCTCGGCTTCGAGATCGACGGAAGGGTCACCGTGCAGGAACTCGAGGCGCTGGTCCGCGCCTTCCAGCCGGCGCTGGATCGCGGCGAGCCTTTGCGCGTCGTCGGCCGCGTGCGCGACTTCGGCGGTGTCGAGATGTCGGCTTACGCCAATCGCGACTATTTCGAGATGAAATCGCGCATGCTTCGCCATGTCGAACGCTATGCCGTGGTCGGCGGACCGGACTGGTTGAAGTCATGGATCGCGATGCTCGACCCGCTCTTCCGCGTGGACATGCGGCATTTCCAGGCGGACGAGGAGGCGCAGGCCTGGGCATGGGTCGGCGCCTCGCCGACGGGAGAAAGGCCCGCCGTCGCCTAGCCAGGCGCCGGCTCGCATCGGCTCGCACGCCGCCGGTTGCGGGGCGGCGGCGCTTTGCTATGCGGGGCCATGCGTATCTGGATGAAGCGCCTCGGCGCGGCGCTGCTGTTCCTCGTCATGGGGCTGTGCTTCGCCCCAACCCTGGTGCCGCCCTTCCTCGACCGCATCTATTATGATGGCCCTGCGAGCGGCCATTATGACGGCGAGCGCTTCTTCAATCCGGGCGGCAACGCGGCGGAGGTCGAGGTGCACGAGCGGGGACGGCTGTCATTCCTGATCGGCGGATCGACCGGCGCGGCGGCGGAATGGCCGGACCGGGTGCCGGTCAGGCAGACGGTGCCGCCGCGACGGGTGGAGGGTGAGGCGATGCGCGTCACCTGGATCGGCCATGCGACGGTGCTGGTCCAGACCCGCGGCCTCAACATCCTCACCGATCCGGTCTGGTCCGAGCGGGTGTCGCCCTTCTCCTTCATTGGGCCCATGCGGGTGCGGGCCCCGGGCGTGCGGTTCGAGGACCTGCCGCCGATCGACCTCGTGCTCGTCAGCCACAATCATTACGATCATCTCGATCTGGCGACGCTCAAGCGGCTGTGGAAGCGGGACCGGCCGCTGATCCTCACCGGCCTCGGCAACGACACGATCCTCAAGGACGAGGGGATCGAGGCGACGGCGCTGGATTGGGGCGGGCGCGCTCGAGTGACCGACGGCGTCGAGGTGATGGTGGAGCGCAACCATCATTGGAGCTCGCGCTGGGGCACCGATCGGAACCGTGCCTTGTGGTCGGCCTTCACGGTGACGCTCCCGGGCGGAAACATCTACTTCGCCGGAGACACCGGCTGGGGCGACGGAAGCTGGGCGACGGAAGCGGCGGCGCACGGGCCGTTCCGCCTGGCCCTGATCCCGATCGGCGCATATGAGCCGCGCGATTTCATGGCGGTGAACCACATCAATCCGGAAGAGGCGATGCGGCTCTTCGATCAGCTCGATCCGGCGGCGGCGCTGGGCATCCATTGGGGCACGTTCCAGCTCACCTGGGAGCCGATCGACGATCCGCTGCGCCGGCTGGAGGCGCTGAAGAGGACGAGGGCAGGCGCGCGGGACCGTTTCGTGACGGTCGAGGCGGGCGGATCGTTCGAGGTGCCCGGCCTCTAGGGTCCGTCTAAGCGGCGACGTTGAACGCGCCTATCCTCTCCTCCCGGACGGTCAGCGCCGCGCATTGCTCGTCCAGCGCCCGGTAGGCCTCGCCGGCTGCGGCCTTAAACGCCTCGAAGTCAGACCACGATCGCCACCGATCGAGCGTTATGTATATTCCGCCGCCGCCCGCCAGCAGCTCGGTTTCGATGAAGCCTTCAGCGGTAGCGAACAGCCGCGCCCAGTCGCCGTCGCGGCCGTAGACACGCTCGAAGGCCTCGCGATTGGCATCGGCGACTTCGTACCGCCAGACGACCACGAAGGGGCCAGTGGCGCCGATCATGCCTGGTCCTTCTCGCTGAAAGCGGCCCTCATTGCGAGCGGAGCGAAGCCATCCAGTGCGGCGAATAGGCAAGCCTGGATGGCTTCGTCGCTTTGCTCCTCGCAACGACGGATCGGCGAGCTTCTCTGCGCCTCAGCCGACGCATTCGCCGACGCGTTCGCCGCTGGTGCGGGCCTTGACGGTCATGGTGACGCCGCCCGGCAGGCCGCCCGTCTCCATGTCCATCGTCATGTCATAGGCTTCGTCGCTGTAGGTGCCGTCCATCTTCATCACCATCGTGCCCGGGAGCTGGCCGCCGGTGCAGGTCATGGTGCCGGTCATCCGGCCGTCCTGCATCGACCAGTCCTGATAGGTGCAGTCGCTGGTCTTCTGGACGGCGAGGAAATTGGCGTTGGGCTGGGCCGCCTGCTCGGGCGTGATGCAGTTGCTAACCGTGGTCTTCTGGCCGACCATCTGCGCCAGGGCTTCCTCCGGCACGCCCGGCGCGCTCGCCGAGATGATCTCGTTGGTGGCCTCCCACTGGCCCGGCTGGATCTTCATGTCGGCGAGCTGTTCGGCGACTTCTTCGGCGGACATGTCTCCGCCCTCCTGCTTGGGGGCGTCGAACAGGTTGCAGCCGGCAAGGGGAAGGAGAGCGGCGAAGGTGAAGGCGGCTAGTCTCATAGTAGGAAACTCCTGAAGATCATTGCGCGGCGGCCGAAGCGCGGGCGGGAGAGAGAAGGTCGAGCACGGCGACCGTCATCGCCTCGGTGCCGAGGCGGACGGAAGGTTCGGGCTCGATCTTGAAGAGCGGCGAATGGTGGGACGGAATCGGAGGCCCGCCATTTTCGGACGCGTCGATCTCCGCCTGGGGCGTGCCGCCGACGGCGAAATAGGCACCGGGGACGCCAAGCTCCGGCTGGACGAAATAGGCAAAGTCTTCCGCGCCCATGCCTTCGCGCGGTTCGGAGTGGAGCACGTCCTTGCCGAACGCGCGTTGGAAGGCCTCGCGCATGCGGGCGGTGAGTTCGGCATCGTTCATCGTCGCCGGCGTGGATTCGCGGCTGACCTTCACCTCCGGCAGCTTGGCGTCGGGCAGGCCATTCATCCGGCCGACATTGACGGCGATGCGCTTGATGCCCTGCAGCAACGTCTGCCGCGTCTCCTCATCGTCGGAGCGGACGGTGAGCTGCATCTCGGCGCGGTCGGAGATGATGTTGTGCTTGAGGCCCGAGTGGAAGGCGCCGACGGTGACGACGCCGGGCTTCAGCGGAGAAATCTCGCGGCTGACCAGGGTCTGGAGTGCCATGATGACCTCGGCCCCCATCACGATCGGGTCCTTGCCGGTATGGGGACTGGCGCCGTGCGCGCCGACGCCGTGGATGATGATGTCGACGCTGTCGGACGAGGAGGCGTTGAGGCCCGGTTCCATGATAAGCTTGCCGGTCGGGGTGCCGGAGGAGACATGGAAGGCCAACGCATAGTCGGGCTTGGGAAAGCGGGTGTAGAGGCCGTCCTCCAGCATCTTGCGGGCGCCGCCGATCCGCTCCTCGGCGGGTTGGGCGATGAACACGATAGTGCCCTTCCAGCGATCCTTCATCGCGGCGAGGCGGCGGGCGGTGCCGATCAGCGAGGTGATATGCACGTCATGGCCGCAGGCGTGCATCACCGGCATCTTCTGGCCTTCGATGTCGACCTGGGTCGCGGTGGAGGCATAGGGAAGGCCGCTCGCCTCCTTGACTGGAAGGCCGTCCATGTCGGCGCGGACCAGCACGGTCGGGCCCTCGCCATTCTTCATGATGCCAACGACGCCGGTGCCGCCGACGCCCTCCGTCACCGTCGCTCCGGCCGCGCGGAGCTCCTTGGCGATGATCCCGGCGGTGCGGTTCTCGACGTAGCTCAGCTCCGGATTCTTGTGGAAATCGATGAACAGCGCTTCGAGATGCTCGTCGTAATCGGCCTTCACCTCGTCGGCGAAGTCCGGCGCGGCGAGCGCGGGCGCGGCGATCAGAACAGTGGCAAGAAGCAAAGGCGTCAGGCGCATCGATCAATCCCCTCATTTTTGAGGATTGGTAGCGCCTGCTGGCGTCGCTGGCTATCCCATTGCGCAGCCACCGACCCGCCTGCCGCTGATCTCGAACCAGCGGCGTCATAGGTCATTCGGGCAGCATAGTACGTAATGAGTCAGTTCTTGTTATGTTCTCGCTTTTGCGCTAGAGCTTTGCCACAGGTTCACGAAGAGGGAGCGTGATGGGGTCGCACTCAATCCGGCGCGTCGGCGCTCGAAACCGTCGCAGGCTGAAATGGGTCGCGCGGATCGGTGTTCCAATGACGATGGCGGTCGCCGTGTCGCTGCCCGCTCCAACGGTCCGCGCGACGCCTGCAACGCTTCCCACCCAGGCGCTGGTGTCCACATCTATGGCGACCTCGAACGCCAATGGGCAGAAGAGGGCGAGGCAAGAGGCGGCTCAGGACAAGTTCGACGAGATCGGTCCGATCCTGAATGCGATAGGCGGTGAGGGGGCGGCGATCGTCGGCGGCGACCCCGACGGGTTGTACATCTATGCCGAGCTCGATGACGGCGCGGTCGTCGCTGGGGTGTTCAAGGACGAGGGCGAGACCGTCCGCTACTTTGAACCCACGCCGGAGCTTGTCGGCCTCCTGCACGACGCTTGGGAAGCCGAAAATTGGGATGAGGCCCTGCGGTGGGTAGTCATGGAATATGAGGTCGACGGCAGCCAGTTCGACGCCCAGTTCAGATATGCCGAAGAGCTCGATCCGAACGAGGATTCTAGGGATCGACGTCGCGCTGCCCTCGAGGAGCGCTATGGCGGCAAGCCCGTGATCTATCCTCCCGTGCCCGAGCATTTCCAGGAAGTGACGAGCGAGTAACCGCGCACGGATCAGCGCGCAGAAGTTCCTTCCCTGGACGTTGGGACGGCAGCGTTGGCGCGCCGCCTGACCCTATGCGTTTTGATCAGGCGCGCACTCGCCGATGCGTCGTCCGATCAACTTGGCCGCGATGCTGACATCGCCATAGGCGCCGAAATAGGTGTCGGCGCTCGCGCTGGCTTCGATGCTGTCGGCGGTGAACTTGCCGTCGATCGTCCGCATCACCTGGCCGCCGAGATCGGGCGGCGTGCAGGCGATCGAGACGTTGATACGGCCGCGCGACATGTAGAAATTCTTATATTCGCACGTCTCGCCCTCTATCCCGGCGAACAGCGTGGCATCGGGCTTCTCGGCATCGGCCGCCGTCAGGCAATGGCTGAAGGTCGTGTGGCTTCCGACCTCTTGGTCGAGCGCCGGCTTCCCCTTGTCGGTGGCGACAAGGCGAGTGACTTCCCGTGAGATCTCCCATTGTCCCGGCTGCAGCGCCGAGGCGACTTCGACTTTCGGTGTTTCCTGGTCCGCCGTGGCGTCGGAGCAGGCGGCGGTCACAAGCAGTGGAATGAGTGCGAGCCTACGCATCCGCAATCCCCCCTAGTCGTCTTGTCCCGCCAAGGTAGCGCAGATCGGCCACCATGACCATATTGCCGCCATGGCCATCCAGATTCGCACCGGTCTCGACGAGCCGGAAACCGGGACAAGCTTCGTTCCCCACCGACCGCAGCGGCCGGAAAAGGCTGAAGGCGGCAAGCGCTTCAAGATCGTGTCGGACTATGAGCCCGCCGGCGACCAGCCGACGGCGATCAAGGAACTTGTCGAACAGATCGACGCGGGCGAGCAGACCCAGGTGCTCTTGGGCGTTACCGGCTCCGGCAAGACCTTCACCATGGCGAAGGTGATCGAAACGCTGCAGCGCCCGGCGCTGGTGCTGGCGCCGAACAAGATCCTCGCCGCCCAGCTCTACGGGGAGTTCAAGAGCTTCTTTCCGGAGAATGCCGTCGAATATTTCGTCAGCTATTACGATTATTACCAGCCGGAAGCCTACGTGCCTCGCTCGGACACGTACATCGAGAAGGAAAGCTCGGTGAACGAGGCGATCGACCGGATGCGCCATTCGGCCACCCGGGCGCTGCTGGAGCGGGACGACGTGATCATCGTCGCCTCCGTCTCCTGCCTCTACGGCATCGGCTCGGTCGAAACCTATTCGGCGATGGTCTTCAGCCTCAAGAAGGGCGAGACGGTCGACCAGCGCGAGATCATCCGAAAGCTCGTCGCCCTCCAGTACAAGCGCAACGACCAGGCGTTCGCGCGCGGCAATTTCCGGGTGAGGGGCGACAATCTGGAGATTTTCCCCAGCCACTATGAGGACACGGCCTGGCGGATCAATTTCTTCGGCGACGAGATCGAGGAGATCGTCGAGTTCGATCCGCT is from Sphingosinicella humi and encodes:
- the gdhA gene encoding NADP-specific glutamate dehydrogenase, which gives rise to MNRGGSVPKASEHVDFNAFMEGVKRRNPAQPEFVQAVEEVAEDIFDFIQDKEEYHRWQILRRIAEPDRVVSFRVCWEDDNHNIRVQRGWRVQNNNAIGPYKGGIRFHPSVTESVLKFLAFEQTFKNALTGLPMGGGKGGANFNPKGKSDAEIMRFCQSYMTELYRHIGANIDVPAGDIGVGAREIGYMFGQYKRITNSFEGVLTGKGLEYGGSLIRTEATGYGAVYFLENMLKTRGQELAGKRAVISGSGNVATHAAEKVVQLGGKVLTLSDSEGFVHDPDGIDQEKIDWVKAHKTKRRGRISQYADEFKSATFHAGKRPWGVECDVALPCATQNELLADDARALVKNGCIAVSEGANMPTDLEGAHVFRDAQILYAPGKAANAGGVAVSGLEMSQNSARISWKEAELQQLLRDIMDGIHGRCLTYGRRDGSDYVDYVRGANIAGFKKVADAMLAFGVV
- the rpsM gene encoding 30S ribosomal protein S13, which translates into the protein MARIAGVNIPSNKRVEIALTYIHGIGRTKAKEITSKLNIASERRVQDLTDQEVLQIREAIDADYTVEGDLRRQVAMNIKRLMDLASYRGLRHRKGLPVRGQRTHTNARTRKGKAKPIAGKKK
- the rpsK gene encoding 30S ribosomal protein S11, whose product is MAREPQRLRRRERKNITAGVAHVNASFNNTMITITDAQGNAIAWSSAGMMGFKGSRKSTPYAAQVAAEDAGKKAADHGVRTLEVEVKGPGSGRESALRALQAVGFQITSIRDVTPIPHNGVRPSKRRRV
- a CDS encoding DNA-directed RNA polymerase subunit alpha, translating into MAVNAKNWQEMKKPNQLEKKPGGDAKRKATFVAEPLERGFGLTLGNSLRRVLLSSLQGAAVTSMKIEGVLHEFSSLQGVREDVTDIVLNVKQVALKMEGEGTKRLQLSATGPGEVTAGQIATTGDIEVMNPDLIICHLDEGATLNMELIAETGKGYVPAAANRPADAPIGLIPIDALYSPVRQVSYKVENTRVGQELDYDKLTLTIETDGTVTPDDAVAYAARILQDQLQLFVHFDEALTMTQMPTGVAATATEAEADANQLNRYLLKKVDELELSVRSANCLKNDNIIYIGDLVQKTEAEMLRTPNFGRKSLNEIKEVLSSMGLRLGMDIPGWPPENIEEMAKKLEQELLG
- a CDS encoding DUF6894 family protein, whose amino-acid sequence is MARYNIELRTESRVSETLQVEKADLTELRIEVARFVGDLLKDHANQIWIDEDWRVDVTDQTGLILYVMQITATNSAATAPLRR
- the rplQ gene encoding 50S ribosomal protein L17 — protein: MRHRVGGRKLQRTSSHRAALFRNMAAALIKHEQITTTTAKAKELRPYVEKLITLAKKGGLSNRRLAHSRLLDDTQLKKLFDVLADRYADRNGGYTRIIKAGIRASDAAPIAIIELVDRDVDAKGQDSGPVMADEDEFEAA
- a CDS encoding STAS/SEC14 domain-containing protein translates to MLEFLPTTDSAIAVRIDGRVEARDFGAVLDRVEASLSARERTHFYVEVEALSGVDMDGMGAYVVRATGLLGRLERFGRIAVVADQSWIRWAARIESALLPKVRYETFILAEREQALAWVEGKVEHPHRPALKIIDTDKPDVLGFEIDGRVTVQELEALVRAFQPALDRGEPLRVVGRVRDFGGVEMSAYANRDYFEMKSRMLRHVERYAVVGGPDWLKSWIAMLDPLFRVDMRHFQADEEAQAWAWVGASPTGERPAVA
- a CDS encoding MBL fold metallo-hydrolase — encoded protein: MRIWMKRLGAALLFLVMGLCFAPTLVPPFLDRIYYDGPASGHYDGERFFNPGGNAAEVEVHERGRLSFLIGGSTGAAAEWPDRVPVRQTVPPRRVEGEAMRVTWIGHATVLVQTRGLNILTDPVWSERVSPFSFIGPMRVRAPGVRFEDLPPIDLVLVSHNHYDHLDLATLKRLWKRDRPLILTGLGNDTILKDEGIEATALDWGGRARVTDGVEVMVERNHHWSSRWGTDRNRALWSAFTVTLPGGNIYFAGDTGWGDGSWATEAAAHGPFRLALIPIGAYEPRDFMAVNHINPEEAMRLFDQLDPAAALGIHWGTFQLTWEPIDDPLRRLEALKRTRAGARDRFVTVEAGGSFEVPGL
- a CDS encoding antibiotic biosynthesis monooxygenase family protein — protein: MIGATGPFVVVWRYEVADANREAFERVYGRDGDWARLFATAEGFIETELLAGGGGIYITLDRWRSWSDFEAFKAAAGEAYRALDEQCAALTVREERIGAFNVAA
- a CDS encoding DUF3617 domain-containing protein, whose translation is MRLAAFTFAALLPLAGCNLFDAPKQEGGDMSAEEVAEQLADMKIQPGQWEATNEIISASAPGVPEEALAQMVGQKTTVSNCITPEQAAQPNANFLAVQKTSDCTYQDWSMQDGRMTGTMTCTGGQLPGTMVMKMDGTYSDEAYDMTMDMETGGLPGGVTMTVKARTSGERVGECVG
- a CDS encoding amidohydrolase; its protein translation is MRLTPLLLATVLIAAPALAAPDFADEVKADYDEHLEALFIDFHKNPELSYVENRTAGIIAKELRAAGATVTEGVGGTGVVGIMKNGEGPTVLVRADMDGLPVKEASGLPYASTATQVDIEGQKMPVMHACGHDVHITSLIGTARRLAAMKDRWKGTIVFIAQPAEERIGGARKMLEDGLYTRFPKPDYALAFHVSSGTPTGKLIMEPGLNASSSDSVDIIIHGVGAHGASPHTGKDPIVMGAEVIMALQTLVSREISPLKPGVVTVGAFHSGLKHNIISDRAEMQLTVRSDDEETRQTLLQGIKRIAVNVGRMNGLPDAKLPEVKVSRESTPATMNDAELTARMREAFQRAFGKDVLHSEPREGMGAEDFAYFVQPELGVPGAYFAVGGTPQAEIDASENGGPPIPSHHSPLFKIEPEPSVRLGTEAMTVAVLDLLSPARASAAAQ
- a CDS encoding DUF3617 domain-containing protein, with amino-acid sequence MRRLALIPLLVTAACSDATADQETPKVEVASALQPGQWEISREVTRLVATDKGKPALDQEVGSHTTFSHCLTAADAEKPDATLFAGIEGETCEYKNFYMSRGRINVSIACTPPDLGGQVMRTIDGKFTADSIEASASADTYFGAYGDVSIAAKLIGRRIGECAPDQNA